The following proteins come from a genomic window of Suricata suricatta isolate VVHF042 chromosome 5, meerkat_22Aug2017_6uvM2_HiC, whole genome shotgun sequence:
- the LOC115291193 gene encoding ribosomal biogenesis factor-like has protein sequence MAKKKPRGRKSRNVSHITNQRNCKTKNKAKPVATNLKKTQQQQKQSEPVNVDETTRLMTQVKYEKHKLY, from the exons ATGGCCAAGAAAAAACCAAGAGGGCGGAAGTCCAGGAATGTTTCCCATATAACGAACCAAAGAAACTGTAagactaaaaacaaagcaaaaccagtTGCCACTAATCTTAAGAAGAC tcaacaacaacaaaaacaaagcgAACCAGTTAATGTTGATGAAACGACAAGATTAATGACTCAAGTGAAATATG AAAAGCATAAGCTCTATTAA